The Bubalus kerabau isolate K-KA32 ecotype Philippines breed swamp buffalo chromosome X, PCC_UOA_SB_1v2, whole genome shotgun sequence genome has a segment encoding these proteins:
- the DLG3 gene encoding disks large homolog 3 isoform X7, which yields MMNSSMSSGSGSLRTSEKRSLYVRALFDYDRTRDSCLPSQGLSFSYGDILHVINASDDEWWQARLVTPHGESEQIGVIPSKKRVEKKERARLKTVKFHARTGMIESNRSIKTKRKKSFRLSRKFPFYKSKENMAQESSGQEQGVTSNTSDSESSSKGQEDAILSYEPVTRQEIHYARPVIILGPMKDRVNDDLISEFPHKFGSCVPHTTRPRRDNEVDGQDYHFVVSREQMEKDIQDNKFIEAGQFNDNLYGTSIQSVRAVAERGKHCILDVSGNAIKRLQQSQLYPIAIFIKPKSIEALMEMNRRQTYEQANKIYDKAMKLEQEFGEYFTAIVQGDSLEEIYNKIKQIIEDQSGHYIWVPSPEKL from the exons AGCCTTGTTTGATTATGACCGGACTCGGGACAGCTGCCTGCCAAGCCAAGGCCTCAGCTTCTCCTATGGTGACATTCTACACGTCATTAATGCATCTGATGATGAGTGGTGGCAGGCGAGACTGGTGACCCCACATGGAGAAAGTGAGCAAATCGGTGTGATCCCCAGTAAGAAGAG ggtggaaaagaaagaaagggctcGACTGAAAACCGTGAAGTTTCATGCCAGGACGGGGATGATTGAATCTAACAGG TCGATCAAAACGAAACGTAAAAAGAGTTTCCGCCTCTCTCGAAAGTTTCCATTTTACAAGAGCAAAGAAAACATGGCCCAGGAGAGCAGCGGACAGGAAC AGGGAGTGACATCCAACACCAGTGACAGCGAAAGCAGTTCCA AAGGACAGGAGGATGCTATTCTGTCATATGAGCCAGTGACACGGCAAGAAA TTCACTATGCAAGGCCTGTCATCATCCTGGGCCCCATGAAGGACAGAGTCAACGATGACCTAATTTCGGAATTTCCACATAAATTTGGATCCTGTGTACCAC ATACTACCCGGCCTCGGCGTGATAATGAGGTGGATGGGCAAGACTACCACTTTGTGGTCTCCCGAGAACAGATGGAGAAGGATATTCAGGACAACAAGTTCATTGAGGCAGGCCAGTTCAACGACAATCTCTATGGGACCAGCATCCAGTCAGTGAGGGCAGTTGCGGAGAGG GGCAAGCACTGCATATTAGATGTTTCTGGCAATGCTATCAAGAGGCTGCAGCAGTCGCAACTTTACCCCATTGCCATTTTCATCAAGCCCAAGTCCATTGAAGCGCTTAT GGAAATGAACCGAAGGCAGACATATGAACAAGCAAATAAGATCTATGACAAAGCCATGAAACTGGAGCAGGAGTTTGGAGAATACTTCACAG ccaTTGTACAgggtgactcactggaagagattTATAACAAAATCAAACAAATCATTGAGGACCAGTCTGGGCACTACATTTGGGTCCCATCCCCTGAAAAACTCTGA